The sequence below is a genomic window from Cedecea neteri.
TGGAAAAGATGCAGCGTTTCGCCGAGAAACACCAGCGACAGCACCACGCCAAAGACTGGGATCAGGTGAATGCTAAGCCCGGCGCGCGCGGCACCGACGGCTTCCACGCAACGTCCATAAAGTAGGTAGGAAACAAATGAGGGGAACGCGCCGAGGAACACGACCGCTGAAATCGTCATGGTATTCCAGTGCGGCACAGCGCCGGTGCTCATTTCATGCAGCCACAGCGGCAGCGTCACCACCAGCGCGATAGCCACCTGAACGCCCAGCAGCCCCATGCGGCTAATATCGGAAGGGATTTTTCGGATCCACAGCGTATACAGCGCAAAACAGGCCATGGCCGCCAGCAGCATCAGGTCCCCAGATGAAAATGCCATCTGCAGCAGCCCGTGAATATCGCCCTTAAAGATAATAAACAGCACGCCACAGCAGGAAATTGCCAGGCCTACCACCTGCTTGACGCTGAGCTTGTGCCCAAAAAACAGCGCGCCAAACAGCATAATCAGCACCGGTATACAGGAGTTAAGCAACAGCGCGTTGGTACTTGAAGTGTGATGCAGACCGATATACACCAGCAGGCTAAAGCAGACGATACCCGTCACCGACACGGCGACAATCCAGCCCAGATATTCCCGGTAACGGCGGAAGTCTCTTTTTATATATGGCAGCGCAAAAGGCAGAATCACAATCAGCGCCACCAGCCAGCGCATAAAGGTAAGTCCCACCGGGGGAATATCGTTGCGAACGGCTTTGCCGACGATGTAATTGCACGCCCAAAGCAGCGGTGGGATGGTGAACAGAAGCAAAACATACCAGGCCGATGGCTTATGGGGGGCAGCCTCAGTGGCCGACTTCTTACTGCTGAGCAAGGGACTCTCCTTTGACACGGGATTTTGCTGGAAAGGGCGAAGGGAGAATATATTACTCGCTGTCGGGCCAGCCGTCGTCGTGGAGAAGAAAAAGAGTATGTCTGGAAATGAAAAAGCCTGAACCCTTTCGGGCCCAGGCATCAAGGTTTACTCTTTGGAGGTAGCGACGCGGCCAGCAAACCCGGCAGCAACGCTGACTTTTTCACTACGCGCCAGCCAGCGGTAGCAGCTCAGGCCGAGGAACACGCCGATAAACCAGCTGAAGTTGGCGACTTCATGCAGCGAAGGAATAAAGCTGATGGTCAGGCAGACGGCAACCGAAGGCACCAGGGCGATGATCGCTTTCGGGTTGAAGCCGTTGCTGTACCAGTAGCGGCCTTTCGGCGTGTCGTTAAACAGATCGTCGACGTGAATTTTACCGCCTTTCACCAGGTAGAAGTCCGCCAGCAGGATGCCGAACAGTGGCC
It includes:
- a CDS encoding DMT family transporter; the encoded protein is MLSSKKSATEAAPHKPSAWYVLLLFTIPPLLWACNYIVGKAVRNDIPPVGLTFMRWLVALIVILPFALPYIKRDFRRYREYLGWIVAVSVTGIVCFSLLVYIGLHHTSSTNALLLNSCIPVLIMLFGALFFGHKLSVKQVVGLAISCCGVLFIIFKGDIHGLLQMAFSSGDLMLLAAMACFALYTLWIRKIPSDISRMGLLGVQVAIALVVTLPLWLHEMSTGAVPHWNTMTISAVVFLGAFPSFVSYLLYGRCVEAVGAARAGLSIHLIPVFGVVLSLVFLGETLHLFHIIGIATILIGVALASRH